The proteins below are encoded in one region of Streptomyces ficellus:
- a CDS encoding DUF6083 domain-containing protein — translation MTTTTMPVSPVCAACETPGAEWSVQLGMPLCAACTTAATGTPDRDPVRLGDILRVTAATLRVPIPAPAPRPPGTGSFTTCRSCGSPARRHRTAGGRWVALEPGERPVAGVPRAERWYVAADGTAVPLRGAAPSGRCRVTHLSVCPARP, via the coding sequence GTGACCACGACGACCATGCCCGTCTCGCCCGTCTGTGCCGCATGCGAAACACCCGGGGCCGAGTGGAGCGTTCAGCTCGGGATGCCGCTCTGCGCGGCGTGCACGACCGCGGCGACGGGGACCCCGGACCGGGACCCCGTGCGCCTCGGGGACATCCTGCGGGTGACCGCGGCGACGCTGCGCGTCCCGATACCCGCGCCCGCGCCGCGTCCGCCGGGCACCGGGTCGTTCACGACCTGCCGGTCCTGCGGCTCCCCGGCCCGCCGGCACCGCACGGCCGGGGGCCGCTGGGTGGCCCTGGAGCCGGGCGAGCGCCCCGTCGCGGGCGTCCCGCGCGCCGAGCGGTGGTACGTGGCGGCGGACGGCACCGCGGTGCCCCTGCGCGGCGCGGCACCCTCGGGCCGCTGCCGGGTGACCCACCTGTCGGTCTGCCCCGCCCGTCCCTGA
- a CDS encoding M18 family aminopeptidase has protein sequence MSSSPPRFDRGHTDDLMAFLAESPTPYHAVANAGERLEKAGFRKLDETAAWDGTSGGKYVVRGGAIIAWYVPEGAAPHTPFRIVGAHTDSPNLRVKPQPDMGAHGWRQVAVETYGGTLLNTWLDRDLGLSGRLTLRDGDHRLVSVDRPLLRVPQLAIHLDRQVNEGLKLDRQRHMQPIWGLGDDVREGDLIRFVAEEAGLAAGDVAGWDLMVHALEAPAYLGRDQELLAGPRMDNLLSVHAGVAALAAVSATGEAEFIPVLAAFDHEENGSESDTGAQGPLLGSVLERSVFARGGGYEDRARAFAGTVCLSSDTGHAVHPNYAERHDPTHHPRVGGGPILKVNVNQRYATDGSGRAVFAAACEKAGVPWQTFVSNNDMPCGTTIGPITAARHGIRTVDIGVAILSMHSARELCGAEDPYLLANALVAFLK, from the coding sequence ATGAGCAGCTCACCCCCCCGCTTCGACCGCGGCCACACCGACGACCTCATGGCGTTCCTGGCCGAGTCCCCCACGCCGTACCACGCGGTGGCCAACGCCGGTGAACGGCTGGAGAAGGCCGGCTTCCGCAAGCTCGACGAAACCGCCGCCTGGGACGGTACGAGCGGCGGCAAGTACGTCGTCCGCGGCGGCGCGATCATCGCCTGGTACGTACCGGAAGGCGCCGCTCCGCACACCCCGTTCCGCATCGTCGGCGCCCACACCGACTCGCCCAACCTCCGGGTCAAGCCGCAGCCCGACATGGGCGCGCACGGCTGGCGGCAGGTCGCCGTCGAGACGTACGGCGGGACCCTGCTCAACACCTGGCTCGACCGGGACCTGGGCCTGTCCGGCCGGCTGACGCTGCGCGACGGCGACCACCGGCTGGTGAGCGTCGACCGGCCGCTGCTGCGCGTGCCGCAGCTCGCCATCCACCTGGACCGGCAGGTCAACGAGGGCCTGAAACTGGACCGTCAGCGGCACATGCAGCCGATCTGGGGCCTGGGCGACGACGTCCGCGAGGGCGACCTGATCCGGTTCGTGGCCGAGGAGGCGGGCCTGGCCGCGGGGGACGTGGCCGGCTGGGACCTGATGGTCCACGCCCTGGAGGCGCCCGCCTACCTGGGCCGCGACCAGGAGTTGCTGGCCGGCCCGCGCATGGACAACCTGCTGTCGGTGCACGCGGGCGTGGCCGCGCTCGCCGCCGTATCCGCCACGGGGGAGGCGGAGTTCATCCCGGTGCTCGCCGCGTTCGACCACGAGGAGAACGGCTCGGAGTCCGACACGGGCGCCCAGGGGCCCCTCCTCGGCAGTGTCCTGGAGCGGTCCGTCTTCGCGCGCGGCGGCGGCTACGAGGACCGGGCGCGGGCCTTCGCCGGAACGGTCTGCCTGTCCTCCGACACCGGCCACGCCGTGCACCCCAACTACGCCGAACGGCACGACCCGACGCACCACCCGCGCGTGGGCGGCGGCCCCATCCTCAAGGTGAACGTCAACCAGCGGTACGCCACGGACGGCAGCGGACGGGCCGTGTTCGCGGCGGCGTGCGAGAAGGCGGGCGTGCCGTGGCAGACGTTCGTGTCGAACAACGACATGCCGTGCGGCACGACGATCGGCCCGATCACCGCCGCCCGTCACGGCATCCGGACCGTCGACATCGGCGTGGCGATCCTGTCGATGCACAGCGCCCGTGAACTGTGCGGCGCCGAAGACCCGTACCTGCTGGCCAACGCGCTGGTGGCGTTCCTGAAGTAG
- a CDS encoding NADPH-dependent F420 reductase has product MRIGILGAGAMAEALGAGWARAGHDIVVAARDADRVTAAAARIGARAGTFAEAAAHGDAVLAALLHTATLDVVAPLAGALAGRAVIDCSNPVAAGPGGLMLTTDGGPSAARRIAAAVPGAHVVKAFNVCAAEVWANCPGGLAVPLCGDDAGALDVVRALVTDVGAIPLDAGGLDRAGYVEATAAFAIGVWFAGGDPRTVLPRVEHAQG; this is encoded by the coding sequence ATGCGGATCGGAATCTTGGGTGCGGGAGCCATGGCCGAGGCCCTCGGAGCGGGCTGGGCACGGGCCGGGCACGACATCGTGGTCGCGGCGCGCGACGCGGACAGGGTGACGGCCGCCGCCGCCCGGATCGGGGCCCGCGCGGGCACGTTCGCCGAGGCCGCCGCACACGGGGACGCGGTGCTCGCCGCGCTTCTCCACACCGCGACGCTCGACGTGGTCGCGCCACTGGCCGGCGCGCTCGCGGGGCGGGCCGTGATCGACTGCTCGAACCCGGTCGCGGCGGGCCCGGGCGGGCTGATGCTCACCACCGACGGCGGCCCCTCCGCGGCTCGCCGGATCGCCGCCGCCGTGCCGGGCGCGCACGTGGTCAAGGCGTTCAACGTGTGCGCCGCCGAGGTGTGGGCCAACTGCCCCGGCGGCCTGGCGGTGCCGCTGTGCGGGGACGACGCCGGTGCCCTGGACGTGGTACGCGCGCTGGTGACGGACGTGGGCGCCATCCCGCTGGACGCGGGCGGCCTGGACCGGGCCGGTTACGTGGAGGCCACCGCGGCGTTCGCGATCGGGGTGTGGTTCGCGGGCGGTGACCCGCGCACGGTGCTGCCGCGCGTGGAGCACGCACAGGGTTGA
- a CDS encoding recombinase family protein: MGVLIVWKLDRLSRKGIGEVGKALDDIGRVGGRLVSVMDGLDTRNDSARVTIAMLAELARNESRNLGMRVGNAKQYLRQRGQWIGGQPPYGLLVDPEAKKLVHDPETAVYARLIADEALSGKALVHIARLLNEHGVESARGGEWNSSSVMQLLRSPAFAGLMPQTEYEEQPDGTRKYMDRVSPYRDPETLETVSIGEGIITLGERELILRQLEARTFPLAGKRHGHKQGKSLLTGIARCGLCGARMSKAGTSYQCSSHRMGRGCSGVSARVESIDDYVTRAFLSRLPSLEPRDPLLAVIADRWVQREDPEVFAKRDAIEAEIADEGARLADLEEARYVRGEFTGADAIDRYNRLAGRLRNRIEGLRADLLRMPTPSVDISPLLDAGLLREAWEADDAAGRRGRLGLAIDRVEVRRGRVGVRFDGDERCRIVWATRDGAGAESAGDEVTE; this comes from the coding sequence GTGGGCGTTCTGATCGTCTGGAAGCTCGACCGCCTGTCCCGCAAGGGCATCGGCGAGGTCGGCAAGGCGCTGGACGACATAGGGCGGGTCGGCGGACGGCTGGTCTCCGTCATGGACGGCCTCGACACGAGGAACGACAGCGCCCGGGTCACCATCGCGATGCTGGCGGAACTGGCGCGCAACGAGTCGCGCAACCTTGGGATGCGCGTCGGCAACGCCAAGCAGTACCTACGCCAGCGGGGCCAGTGGATCGGCGGCCAGCCGCCTTACGGGCTGCTGGTGGACCCGGAGGCGAAGAAGCTCGTCCACGACCCCGAGACCGCCGTCTACGCTCGCCTGATCGCCGACGAGGCGCTGTCCGGGAAGGCCCTCGTCCACATCGCCCGGCTGCTGAACGAGCACGGGGTGGAGTCCGCTCGTGGAGGCGAGTGGAACTCGTCCAGCGTCATGCAACTCCTCCGCTCACCGGCCTTCGCCGGTCTCATGCCGCAGACCGAGTATGAGGAGCAGCCGGACGGGACGCGGAAGTACATGGACCGGGTCTCCCCCTACCGGGACCCGGAGACGCTGGAGACCGTGAGCATCGGCGAGGGCATCATCACGCTCGGGGAGCGCGAACTCATCCTCCGCCAGCTCGAAGCGCGCACGTTCCCCCTGGCGGGGAAGCGGCACGGTCACAAGCAGGGGAAGTCTCTGCTCACCGGGATAGCGCGTTGTGGGCTCTGCGGGGCCCGGATGAGCAAGGCCGGCACGTCGTACCAGTGCTCCAGCCACCGGATGGGGCGAGGATGCTCCGGCGTATCGGCTCGGGTGGAGAGCATCGACGACTACGTGACCCGGGCGTTTCTCTCCCGCCTGCCATCCCTGGAGCCCCGGGACCCGCTGCTCGCCGTGATCGCCGACCGCTGGGTGCAGAGGGAGGACCCGGAGGTCTTCGCGAAGAGGGACGCGATCGAGGCGGAGATCGCGGACGAGGGGGCCCGCCTGGCGGACCTGGAGGAGGCCAGGTACGTCCGCGGCGAGTTCACCGGCGCAGACGCGATCGACCGGTACAACCGGCTCGCAGGACGACTTCGTAACCGGATCGAGGGGCTGCGCGCAGATCTACTGCGGATGCCGACTCCTTCCGTGGACATCTCTCCTCTCCTGGATGCGGGTCTGCTTCGTGAAGCTTGGGAAGCCGATGATGCGGCCGGAAGACGTGGACGCCTTGGCCTCGCAATCGATCGAGTGGAAGTCCGGCGAGGCAGGGTGGGCGTGAGGTTCGACGGTGACGAGCGCTGCCGGATCGTCTGGGCGACGAGAGACGGTGCTGGGGCGGAGTCGGCGGGTGACGAAGTGACGGAATGA
- a CDS encoding class I SAM-dependent methyltransferase, which produces MTDARSTAWDTYSQSKPQRRKTNAKGETTWFNWTQYPDHGPRADVLNLNPGDRVLDLGCGSGGNAAHLATLGMKSVGIDLSAKQLDKARERWPGVDGMELHQADALTYLGDTFTIFDAVYSVFGAAWFTDPGLLLPMVHANLKPGGVFAFSQRPPVEGCYGCQASYIPRGPEEDPAVVKRWDYEPDVWALILKEHGFVDVSASVLAPPAGSRRTGTLFVRGVQGG; this is translated from the coding sequence GTGACTGACGCTCGCAGCACCGCATGGGACACCTACTCGCAGAGCAAGCCCCAGCGGCGGAAGACCAATGCCAAGGGCGAGACCACATGGTTCAACTGGACCCAGTACCCGGACCACGGCCCCAGGGCCGACGTGCTCAACCTCAACCCGGGAGACCGCGTGCTCGATCTCGGGTGCGGGTCTGGAGGGAACGCCGCTCATCTCGCAACGCTCGGCATGAAGTCCGTCGGGATCGACCTCTCCGCCAAGCAGCTCGACAAGGCACGCGAGCGGTGGCCGGGCGTGGACGGGATGGAACTCCACCAGGCCGACGCGCTCACCTATCTCGGAGACACGTTCACGATCTTCGATGCGGTCTACAGCGTGTTCGGCGCTGCCTGGTTCACCGACCCCGGTCTTCTGCTGCCGATGGTTCACGCGAACCTCAAGCCGGGTGGCGTCTTCGCCTTCTCCCAGCGTCCCCCGGTTGAAGGGTGCTACGGCTGCCAGGCGTCATACATCCCGCGCGGGCCCGAAGAAGACCCCGCTGTCGTCAAGCGGTGGGACTACGAACCCGATGTGTGGGCGCTGATTCTCAAGGAACACGGCTTCGTGGACGTGTCAGCGTCCGTGCTTGCCCCACCCGCCGGGAGTCGGCGCACAGGAACCCTGTTCGTCCGGGGCGTCCAAGGAGGCTAG
- a CDS encoding acyl-CoA dehydrogenase: protein MGHYKSNLRDIEFNLFEVLGRDKVYGTGPFEEMDVETAKSVLDEMRRLAENDFAESFADADRNPPVFDPETNTAPVPATFKKSYQAFMDSEYWRLGLPEEIGGTTSPRSLIWAYAELILGSNPAIWMYSSGPAFAGILFEEGNEAQKKVAQIAVEKQWGSTMVLTEPDAGSDVGAGRTKAVQQDDGSWHIEGVKRFITSGEHDMSENILHYVLARPEGHGPGTKGLSLFLVPKFHFDWETGELGERNGVYATNVEHKMGLKASNTCEMTFGDQHPAKGWLIGDKHDGIRQMFRIIEFARMMVGTKAIATLSTGYLNALEYAKERVQGPDLANFMDKTAPKVTITHHPDVRRSLMTQKAYAEGMRALVMYTAAIQDEIQVKEAAGEDAKALIGLNDLLLPIVKGYGSERSYEQLAQSLQTFGGSGYLQEYPIEQYIRDAKIDTLYEGTTAIQGQDYFFRKIVRDQGAALNALAEEIKKFLAVGTGGEELAPARDALAKAAVDLEAIVGTMLTDLTATGEDVKNIYKVGLNTTRLLMVSGDVVVGYLLLRGAAVAAEKLETASSKDEAFYRGKIEAAKFFAANVLPGVSTERALAEGVDNSLMELDEAAF, encoded by the coding sequence GCGACATCGAGTTCAACCTCTTCGAGGTCCTCGGGCGCGACAAGGTGTACGGCACCGGTCCGTTCGAGGAGATGGACGTCGAGACCGCGAAGAGCGTCCTCGACGAGATGCGCCGTCTCGCCGAGAACGACTTCGCCGAGTCCTTCGCGGACGCCGACCGCAACCCGCCGGTCTTCGACCCCGAGACGAACACCGCGCCGGTCCCGGCGACGTTCAAGAAGTCCTACCAGGCCTTCATGGACTCCGAGTACTGGCGCCTCGGGCTGCCCGAGGAGATCGGCGGCACCACCTCGCCCCGCTCCCTGATCTGGGCGTACGCGGAGCTGATCCTCGGCTCGAACCCGGCCATCTGGATGTACTCCTCCGGCCCCGCCTTCGCCGGCATCCTCTTCGAGGAGGGCAACGAGGCGCAGAAGAAGGTCGCGCAGATAGCCGTCGAGAAGCAGTGGGGCTCCACCATGGTGCTCACCGAGCCGGACGCCGGCTCGGACGTCGGTGCCGGCCGCACCAAGGCCGTGCAGCAGGACGACGGCTCCTGGCACATCGAGGGCGTGAAGCGCTTCATCACCTCCGGTGAGCACGACATGTCGGAGAACATCCTCCACTACGTCCTCGCCCGCCCCGAGGGCCACGGCCCCGGCACCAAGGGCCTGTCGCTGTTCCTCGTGCCCAAGTTCCACTTCGACTGGGAGACCGGCGAGCTGGGCGAGCGCAACGGCGTCTACGCGACCAACGTCGAGCACAAGATGGGCCTGAAGGCGTCCAACACGTGTGAGATGACCTTCGGCGACCAGCACCCCGCCAAGGGCTGGCTGATCGGTGACAAGCACGACGGCATCCGCCAGATGTTCCGCATCATCGAGTTCGCCCGCATGATGGTCGGCACGAAGGCCATCGCCACCCTGTCGACGGGCTACCTGAACGCGCTGGAGTACGCCAAGGAGCGCGTCCAGGGTCCCGACCTGGCGAACTTCATGGACAAGACCGCGCCCAAGGTCACCATCACGCACCACCCCGACGTGCGCCGCTCGCTGATGACGCAGAAGGCGTACGCGGAGGGCATGCGCGCCCTCGTCATGTACACCGCCGCGATCCAGGACGAGATCCAGGTCAAGGAAGCGGCCGGCGAGGACGCCAAGGCCCTGATCGGCCTGAACGACCTGCTCCTGCCGATCGTCAAGGGCTACGGCTCCGAGCGCTCCTACGAGCAGCTCGCCCAGTCGCTCCAGACCTTCGGTGGCTCCGGGTACCTCCAGGAGTACCCGATCGAGCAGTACATCCGGGACGCCAAGATCGACACCCTCTACGAGGGCACCACCGCGATCCAGGGCCAGGACTACTTCTTCCGCAAGATCGTCCGCGACCAGGGCGCGGCGCTGAACGCGCTCGCCGAGGAGATCAAGAAGTTCCTGGCCGTCGGCACCGGCGGCGAGGAGCTGGCCCCGGCCCGCGACGCCCTCGCCAAGGCGGCCGTCGACCTGGAGGCGATCGTCGGCACGATGCTGACCGACCTCACCGCCACCGGCGAGGACGTCAAGAACATCTACAAGGTCGGCCTGAACACCACCCGCCTCCTGATGGTCTCCGGTGACGTGGTCGTCGGCTACCTGCTGCTGCGCGGTGCCGCCGTCGCGGCCGAGAAGCTGGAGACGGCGTCCTCCAAGGACGAGGCGTTCTACCGGGGCAAGATCGAGGCCGCGAAGTTCTTCGCCGCCAACGTCCTGCCGGGCGTCTCCACCGAGCGCGCCCTCGCCGAGGGCGTCGACAACTCGCTGATGGAGCTGGACGAGGCCGCCTTCTAG
- a CDS encoding DUF6458 family protein: MGLGGCIILIAVGAILTFATDWEAQGVNLDLVGLILMAVGIIGVATFTSIARRRRAVVPPVAPTVVDPTDERRY, translated from the coding sequence ATGGGCCTGGGTGGCTGCATCATTCTCATAGCGGTCGGGGCGATCCTCACCTTCGCGACCGACTGGGAAGCACAGGGCGTGAACCTGGACCTGGTGGGGCTGATCCTGATGGCGGTCGGCATCATCGGCGTCGCGACGTTCACCAGCATCGCCAGGCGCCGGCGGGCGGTCGTCCCGCCGGTCGCGCCGACGGTGGTCGACCCGACGGACGAGCGCCGCTACTGA
- a CDS encoding helix-turn-helix domain-containing protein, with product MTTTAVVPNDVLRAVRIGLRLSQDDFAKALRRAGAELGEPNEASKRLVQRWESGTSKTPRGVYARALERVTGRPVEALGFALPVPTARVHADGKGGHDMETGTTGVASASVGAQPTAQTGEETFSGVWLSRYEFFSSSRGDSYEGKHYVVIVQHGNRLTVQSLPGASSNPDSPLTLDLTVDRNVVTGTWVEQTAADGYYNGARYHGAIQLLVEPTGRRMAGKWVGFGKDFDVNTGPWELRLVDRSTSKATLERYSQPPE from the coding sequence ATGACGACGACCGCCGTGGTGCCGAATGATGTGCTGCGGGCCGTGCGTATCGGCCTGCGCTTAAGCCAAGACGACTTCGCCAAGGCGCTCCGCCGGGCAGGTGCGGAACTGGGGGAGCCGAACGAGGCTTCCAAGCGGCTGGTGCAGCGCTGGGAGTCCGGCACGAGCAAGACGCCTCGGGGCGTTTACGCCAGGGCCTTAGAACGGGTCACTGGGCGTCCGGTCGAGGCACTGGGGTTCGCCCTGCCGGTGCCGACGGCACGAGTCCACGCAGACGGGAAGGGAGGGCATGACATGGAGACCGGCACAACCGGTGTCGCGTCTGCCTCTGTAGGCGCGCAGCCCACCGCGCAGACGGGTGAGGAGACGTTTTCGGGAGTGTGGCTCAGCCGCTACGAGTTCTTCTCTTCGAGCCGGGGCGACTCGTACGAGGGCAAGCACTACGTAGTGATCGTCCAGCACGGGAACCGGCTGACCGTTCAGAGTCTGCCCGGGGCGAGCAGCAACCCTGACAGCCCGCTCACGCTGGATCTCACTGTCGATCGCAACGTGGTCACGGGTACGTGGGTCGAGCAGACTGCCGCAGACGGCTACTACAACGGGGCCCGCTACCACGGGGCCATCCAACTCCTGGTCGAGCCGACCGGACGGCGCATGGCCGGAAAGTGGGTCGGCTTCGGCAAGGACTTCGACGTGAATACCGGCCCCTGGGAACTGCGGCTGGTGGACCGGTCCACGAGCAAGGCGACGCTGGAGAGGTACAGCCAGCCGCCGGAGTGA
- a CDS encoding winged helix-turn-helix transcriptional regulator has translation MIGGVMGSDGDYGDYGEYLADCPARVGFDLLSHRWNSVVVFALADGPVRPGRLRTVIGGISAKVLNETLRRLEYDGLVARRAHAEAPPRVEYELTDLGRSFLVPIRALGTWSAEHGHRVLEAQDRADEASATA, from the coding sequence ATGATCGGTGGAGTGATGGGGAGCGACGGCGATTACGGCGATTACGGCGAGTACCTGGCGGACTGTCCGGCGCGGGTGGGCTTCGACCTGTTGAGCCACCGGTGGAACAGCGTGGTCGTGTTCGCCCTCGCGGACGGCCCGGTGCGTCCCGGTCGGTTGCGCACGGTCATCGGCGGCATCAGCGCCAAGGTGCTCAACGAGACGCTGCGCCGACTGGAGTACGACGGGCTGGTCGCACGGCGGGCCCATGCGGAGGCGCCCCCGCGCGTCGAGTACGAGCTGACCGACCTGGGCCGCAGCTTCCTGGTCCCGATCCGCGCGCTGGGCACGTGGTCGGCGGAACACGGCCATCGCGTCCTGGAGGCCCAGGACCGCGCCGACGAGGCGTCGGCCACGGCGTAG
- a CDS encoding NHL domain-containing thioredoxin family protein → MNDAAPAPTPAPAPRKRARVRAPELIGKGGWINTGGKDLKLADFRGRTLILDFWTFCCINCLHVLDELRELEEKHRDTVVIVGVHSPKFVHEAEHQAVVDAVERYEVHHPVLDDPELATWKQYAVRAWPTLVVIDPEGYVVAQHAGEGHAGAIGTLVAELEAEHEAKGTLRRGDGPYVPPEPVATHLRFPGKALLLESGHLLVTDTTRHQVVELAADGETVVRRYGTGERGFADGKADEARFNEPQGLCLLPDGHVVVADTVNHALRALDPATGEVGTLAGTGAQWWQGSPASGPAREVALSSPWDVAWWRGEVWIAMAGVHQLWAYDPERGTVRVAAGTTNEGLVDGPATEAWFAQPSGLAATAERLWVADSETSALRWVDAEDAVHTAVGSGLFDFGHRDGEAGQALLQHPLGVTALPDGSVAVSDTYNHALRRYDPATGEVTTLATDLREPSDAVLVGDDIVVVESARHRLTRLRLPDEAVHVDAVAHRTRREATEIAPGTLRLDVVFRAPTGQKLDERYGPSTRLLVSATPPGLIASGEGTGTDLSRELTLNPDVTEGVLHVSAMAASCDDDPANEYPACHVHQQDWGVPVKVTPSGADRLPLILAGLDT, encoded by the coding sequence ATGAACGATGCCGCCCCGGCGCCCACCCCCGCGCCCGCACCCCGCAAGCGTGCCCGTGTCCGTGCCCCCGAGCTGATCGGCAAGGGCGGCTGGATCAACACCGGCGGGAAGGACCTGAAGCTCGCCGACTTCCGAGGTCGCACATTGATCCTCGACTTCTGGACCTTCTGCTGCATCAACTGCCTGCACGTCCTGGACGAGCTGCGCGAGCTGGAGGAGAAGCACCGGGACACGGTGGTGATCGTCGGCGTGCACTCGCCGAAGTTCGTCCACGAGGCCGAGCACCAGGCCGTCGTGGACGCCGTCGAGCGGTACGAGGTGCACCACCCCGTCCTCGACGACCCCGAGCTCGCAACCTGGAAGCAGTACGCCGTGCGGGCCTGGCCGACGCTGGTCGTGATCGACCCCGAGGGGTACGTCGTCGCCCAGCACGCGGGCGAGGGGCACGCAGGCGCGATCGGGACGCTCGTGGCGGAGCTGGAGGCCGAGCACGAGGCGAAGGGCACCCTGCGGCGCGGGGACGGGCCCTACGTACCGCCGGAGCCGGTCGCCACGCACCTGCGGTTCCCGGGCAAGGCGCTGCTGCTGGAGAGCGGGCACCTGCTGGTCACGGACACCACCAGGCACCAGGTGGTGGAGCTGGCGGCGGACGGCGAGACGGTCGTGCGCCGGTACGGCACCGGTGAGCGCGGGTTCGCCGACGGGAAGGCGGACGAGGCGAGGTTCAACGAGCCGCAGGGGCTGTGCCTCCTGCCGGACGGTCACGTCGTCGTGGCCGACACGGTCAACCACGCCCTGCGTGCCCTGGACCCCGCCACCGGGGAGGTCGGCACGCTCGCCGGAACCGGCGCGCAGTGGTGGCAGGGGTCCCCGGCGTCCGGCCCCGCCCGTGAGGTGGCCCTGTCGTCGCCGTGGGACGTCGCCTGGTGGCGGGGCGAGGTGTGGATCGCCATGGCGGGCGTCCACCAGCTGTGGGCGTACGACCCGGAGCGGGGCACCGTGCGGGTGGCGGCCGGGACGACGAACGAGGGGCTCGTCGACGGGCCCGCCACCGAGGCCTGGTTCGCCCAGCCCTCCGGGCTCGCCGCCACCGCCGAGCGCCTGTGGGTCGCCGACTCCGAGACCAGCGCCCTGCGGTGGGTCGACGCCGAGGACGCCGTCCACACCGCCGTGGGCTCGGGGCTGTTCGACTTCGGCCACCGGGACGGCGAGGCGGGCCAGGCGCTGCTCCAGCACCCACTGGGCGTCACCGCCCTGCCGGACGGGTCGGTCGCCGTCTCGGACACGTACAACCACGCCCTGCGCCGCTACGACCCGGCCACGGGCGAGGTCACCACCCTCGCCACCGACCTGCGCGAGCCGAGCGACGCCGTGCTCGTCGGCGACGACATCGTGGTCGTCGAGTCGGCCCGCCACCGGCTGACCCGGCTGCGGCTGCCGGACGAGGCCGTACACGTGGACGCCGTCGCCCACCGCACCCGGCGCGAGGCGACCGAGATCGCGCCCGGCACGCTGAGGCTGGACGTCGTCTTCCGAGCGCCGACCGGCCAGAAGCTGGACGAGCGGTACGGCCCGTCCACGCGGCTGCTGGTGTCGGCCACGCCGCCCGGGCTGATCGCCTCCGGCGAGGGGACGGGCACGGACCTGTCACGGGAGCTGACGCTGAACCCGGACGTCACCGAGGGCGTACTGCACGTCTCGGCGATGGCCGCGTCCTGCGACGACGACCCCGCCAACGAGTACCCCGCCTGTCACGTGCACCAGCAGGACTGGGGCGTCCCGGTGAAGGTCACGCCGTCGGGCGCCGACCGGCTGCCGCTGATCCTGGCCGGCCTGGACACCTGA
- a CDS encoding LURP-one-related/scramblase family protein, producing MKYLVRDKIFAIGDDYWIEDENGRQAFLVDGKALRLRDTLELKDPAGRVLVTLRAKVLSLRGAMTVERDGEVLATVSRKRLSLLRNHYRVALAEGPDLDVSGRILDREFGIERDGKALARVSRKWFRVRDTYAVDVVDEGVADTALLIAVTVCVIRMAEKD from the coding sequence ATGAAATACCTGGTGCGCGACAAGATCTTCGCGATCGGTGACGACTACTGGATCGAGGACGAGAACGGCCGGCAGGCGTTCCTCGTCGACGGCAAGGCGCTGCGGCTGCGCGACACCCTGGAGCTGAAGGACCCGGCGGGGCGGGTGCTGGTGACGCTGCGGGCGAAGGTGCTGAGCCTGCGCGGGGCGATGACCGTGGAGCGGGACGGGGAGGTGCTCGCCACGGTCAGCCGCAAGCGGCTGTCGCTGCTGCGCAACCACTACCGCGTGGCCCTGGCCGAGGGGCCGGACCTCGATGTGAGCGGGCGGATCCTCGACCGCGAGTTCGGCATCGAGCGGGACGGGAAGGCGCTGGCCCGGGTGTCCCGCAAGTGGTTCCGGGTGCGGGACACGTACGCGGTCGACGTCGTCGACGAGGGCGTGGCCGACACGGCACTGCTGATCGCGGTGACGGTGTGCGTGATCCGGATGGCGGAGAAGGACTGA